TCCAGTAACTGGGCAGGACAGAGAACAAGAAAAAATGACAATAAATTGCATAATGCCTGCATTACGTGGCACAATACTCACGTTCGTTTGCTCAATCATCAGCTGGAGGTAGGCATCTGCCTCGGAAACACGGCGCGCCACCAACTCCAGGTGGTTGGGTCTTCTGCCGCCTGTTCCGCTCCCGCCCCCTTCCTTCGTGTAGCCACCGGCGATGTAGAAAGCGCTTTGGCTGTCCCACAGACGCGACCGGTTCGCGTGGCGTCGAATGGTGTCCTCCAGGCGGCGCACCCACTGCTCCCGCTCCTCGTTGTGTCGCGCCTGCAAGCGTTTGGAAAGTTGGCAAGTTTAGTGGGCTCCTTTGCTTGTGTATGGGTATTGGAAAAAGTTTTATCGTTACATCAAGGCAACAAAGTCAAACAAAAGGTGGAACGTGAGGACCAGACAGTGGTTTCTGGGTCGATGCCCGGATACCCTTTTCCGGTAAGAGGACGAAAACTCTTGGCAAGCAAAGCGGATAGGCCATCATGCTTGCTTTATATCTTTTGGGACGAAAACGCGAATTGCAAAAAGAAACGTGCTGCCCTCTTGATCTACATAGTTTTTGCTTACGTATACCACTAGACGTCATAAAAAATCAATGCAagtgtggaatttaaaatGAGTTGGTTCTTCAgttcataaaacaaacaacGTCGTACTTAAACTATTACGGTGAATTATGAACTATTAGTGAAACTGCAAAACATTGATCAAGCTTTCCTTAGACAATCTTTATTTCCATTTACTAAGGAGACACTTACCTGAAAGTGGAAGGTCTTATGGTCCACAGTGATTGTGAATGTGTTGTCCTCCTGGTCGTCGATTCCGATTAGCGCATCCTTTAAACGAACACAACCGCGCCTCACGCCCTTTATCATCTTATCCTTCGACTGTAACAGAAATGCAGTCGGAATTAGGAAAGTTCATTAAATCGCAGCTCATACTGTCAAAGGGCTATTACGCCTGCTATAAATTAATGTATTCTAATCAATGCTTGGGGAATATAAAAACAGTGTTCGGCGTGCTGTTCACGCTTAAATGTTCGCCAGCGGTCAAGGCGGTAGAGCTGCAGTCCACCAGTCCCACGCCACCTAAAGGATACAGGCCAGCGGAAGCTCAACACAAAGAAGCGAAATGGAGGCGTCAGCAAGTGAGCTCCTCTTggatttgtcaaaaaactgTCTGATGGTTTCAATAAAATTGTAGGTATAAATTTGCAGCCGGTGGTGAACGTTCCTACGATTTATAAGGATCCCTGGTACATGATCACAGTGCTGGTCCTCTATCTGTACTTCGTCACCAAAGCGGGTCCGCAGTAAGTTCACATGCTAATGTCAGCGTCGCTTGTTTGCATGTGGGTCAGTGGACTTGACATTAGCAATTCAGCGGGTTCGCTGGCTTACTTATATAAGAAAGAAGACCTTTAATACCTCGCTTATAGTTTCATGGAATGGCGCAAACCTTACGAGCTCAAGCGACTTATCTTGCTACATAATTTCATCCAGGTGGTTTCCTGCATATATGCTATCAAAGAGGTggatatttataaattgtacagcagcagcagcatcggcTAATTGCTTTTCTCTCGCAGGTCCTGTACATTACGGACAACACCATATACATCTTTTGGAAGTGCCGCGACATCGGGAGCAGCCCAGAGCTCGTGAGGCGGTACTACAACTTGGCCTACTTTCTCTTCTGGCTGAAGATCTCTGAGCTGATTGAAACCGTGATCTTTGTGCTTCGCAAGAAACAAAACCAGGTGTCCAAGCTGCACATCTTTCATCACTTCTCCACGGTAACGCTGGTCTACGCACTGATCAACTTCAACGAAAATGGTAAGCTAGCCGGCTGCTGGGTGACCGACTATTTTCATAAATGCGTTCAATTGTACAGGTTCTGCTGCTTACTTCTGCGTGTTCTTGAATTCTATCGTTCACGTTATCATGTACTCGTACTACTTTGTGGCGGCAGTGGCGGATAAGACCTTGGTGCAGGCCCTAACTCCAGTGAAGAAGTGCATCACAGTGATTCAGATGACGCAGTTCGTTCTTATCCTCACGCAGGTTGCTTTCCAGCTGGTATTGTGCGGCATGCCGCCCTTAGTGCTTCTCTACTTCACCACCGTCATTCTTGGCATGTTCTACGGCTTTTACGACTTCTATAATAGTGCCTATCAAGCCTCGCAGCGGCGCAAGAGTCAGACCCCTCAGTCAGACTCAAAAAAGTAATCTCCTGTCAACAAATCACGCAATAAAGGGGTACCAAcaagtgtgtatgtgtatccAAATGTATCTATAGCAGATAAGATAAGGCTGCGGGCCATGAGGAGTTCGTTCTGGGTGCGATATGGGTTTCAGTCAGGAGGTGCACTGCAGCCACTCACCGTGTAATAGGACAGCAGTCCAGCATTCTCGTCCAGAACGAAGAAGCGGTACTGCCAGCCCTTCATCACATTCGTCCACTTGCTTAGCGTGCCCTCCAATGTGCCAGAGCCACCACTCCCGCTCTGGGGGGGTCCCAGGCTGGGGGCACTTCCAGTGGTGCTGGCCATTTGATCCAGCTCCCGTGACAcggccaccgcctcctcctccgcctttGATCCCTCTGCGTCCTCGTGGCTAAAGGCTTTCCTTGTCCCCGGGCGCGGACCTGCCTCGTTCCCTGAGCTCTTTTCTGTCCAGGAGCTGATGATGACGCAATGTTGCTTCACAACTCGCACCCGCAATCTGTCACAGCCTCAACTCCGCTTGGAATTtgcaaaacaaagcaaagccCTGCCAACTATCGATGTACGTAAACATCGATGATTTTCTAGCCCTCCGAATCGCAGCTCGAGTGTGACCGTGCGGCGACCGCTGGAATATACCACCTACTATACCTAGCACACCTTACAAATTTGGAGTCATTTGGAAAATCATAACATGTAAAATTAGCTAGCTATGAAATTATAACCCTGTTTAAATcagcacaataaataaataaacaataaacaataaagcACAAAAGTATTAACTGGCTtgtaaaattttaagtaaGTTCGAGTTCTCGTAGTGAAAATATTTAGTCGTTCGCTATCGATAAATATTGTCATTTTGCAGCACAGTCACACTGTGATATTCAGCCTAGTTTATTTCGCGGTATTGAAATGTGATGTTTAtgataaacaacaaataacgTTACTTGCATAGAACAAGTCGTAAGGTTACTGTGAATCTTTTACATCTTAACATTAAATATTGTTTGATTTCAGGAGCAACATGTATCCAGTGTCCTTTGCGGCATTTCAAAAGTTAATCGTTAATTTGTCTGAAATTGCAAGTGAGTTGAAAACTGCCAATGGAGACAATAGAACGTTGGTCGAGTGGAGCAGATGGTACTACAAAGAGTTCTACCGGAATCCCAGCATACGGGCAAGGTTCCCTGTCAAGGTGGCGCCGTGTCCCAGGCGGACACGCGACAACTTGCTTAAAGTACCGGAGCCAGGAGGAATTTCACAAAACGATGTTGCAAACGTAGCAGCTGCAGGACCATCTCAAGTAGAGCAACCCGAAGTCTTAGTTGAAGGCAGCCAGTTGACGACGCTCGCTGAAACCGCGAAGTCCCATGATGCAGTTGAAGGCGTTGCAGTTGAATGTAAACCATCAGGATCGGAATCTCCAGACGTAATTGTTAATGTGGAGAGGTGGGTAATATTATTTTCGAGCAGAGCAGATTAACCAATTTTGACTCATTTCAGATGTGGCGCCTTCATCTTTCCGGTATCCTTTGATGTATTCCTACAGTGCATCAATAAGATGTTACTGTTCAAAAAAATTGTCAGGAGCATAGAACACTGCCTGGTCCTCTTGTCCGACGATGAGCGTCGTCTTCTTACACTACAAAGGTTCTACAACCGCTTTTACATGTATCCAGAAAAGCGATCCCCTACGAATATCTTCAATGCAACTACAGAAATCCCTTTGGAAAAGTTGCTTGAATCTGGGAAACCACTGGACAAAAAAGCGGTCAAGACTGTGGCGGAGCTTACTGCAATGAAATCCCTTACGAAAAAGTAAGTTTGGGACACTTTCCAAATACTCGTTGTttactataaatatttcacaGTTCCATCGTCAGCTTCGAGGTATTTAAGAAAAATATGGCAAACTTATCGGACATTGTGGAGCAAATGAGGCAACTGGATGCTAATTATGCGAGCAAGGATGTCCAGGAATGTGCCCTTGACTATTACCTGGCGTTTTACATTACTCCGAGGATCCGATATAAATAcgcatacaaattaaaaccTTGCACGTCGACTTTCAAGGCCTGCATGCTGTCCATTCTCGGCAAAGATATTGCCGAAAAGCTTAGGAAAAGCCTCCCTCAGTTAGCTAATCCCTCGCCAGGACTTGATTCGCGCAGGCCCAACACTTCATATATTACTGAGAGCAAAGGGTCATTAGGGTCGCAGAATACCAGTGGCTCTTCACAAATCCAAACCAGTCCCAGCATGGAGGTTGCCCACGAACCGAGTGAAGGTCTGTCCCAGTTAGCTACTCTTTCGCCAGAGAATTGTGCTGCGGGAGCTATTAGCACGACTGAAGGGCTATCGAGTTCACATAATACTTTAGAAACTTTCGAAAACCAAGCTAATCTCAGGAACGATGCCAACAAACTAAGCAGATGTATGCCGGCATTAGCTTCGCCAGAACGCCATCTGCACAGTTCGAAAGCCCCTGAGAAGTCATCTGAAGTCTTAAGTCCCCAAGTTAAACCCCATCAGAGCAAGGAGGTTGCCGAAGAACAATCAGATAGAGCGCCCCAGTTAGAGATTCCTCCGTCAGGTTTCGAAGTGCCCATGTCCAAGACACCAGAGAGTCCTGCTTCAAAAACCAGAGCTTCGGACGAGACCCCAGCCAAACCTGAAGAGATCACAGATTCTACCGATGTATATGAGTAAGTTAGCGTAACCTGAattgttttcataattttaaaacCACAATTTTAGGACTTCCTTTGTGACGGATGTTGAAGTGGACCTTAAAAagtaagaaaaatataaattaccatttttttaaatttttaagtaacaattttcaaaaaaaattttttagaCATGGGCGCTTTATTTTTCCCGTATCACTTGAAACTTTTCGGCAATATATTAACTATGACGAGATTATCCGAGCAATTCTAGTAAATAATCACATTAAAGACGAACATCAACTgtcaaaattaatttctgaTCCTTCGCACCCACAATGCAAAAAATTTTTCCGCCAGTTTTACAATAAATTTTATGCACGCAATGATGTTCGTCAAAGATTCAAGTACAAATTCAATTGCCCCAATCCTAAGATGCTGGCTAAgctaaaacaaaaagctaAGCCACTTGATGAAAAGGCTCTTTTTACAATGAATCGAACAGATAATGCAAAAGCAGTAAACGAATCCAAGTCCCAGGTACCTTTCACTcctaaaacaacaacagaaaattGTCCACCAAATCCCATTTCTTTAGAGATGTTCAAACGTCATGTGAGCAATCTCGATGATATTGTTAATGAGATGCAAAAATGCGATGAGTACAAAGAAAAAAGCAAGGAGGAGGTAATTCAGGACTACTACGAGGGCTTCTATTCTGGACCAGACATGAGGGAGAAGTTCGAGTGCCGATTTAAACCGTGTCCCAGCAAAAAAATAAGACAATTGTTAAGTTTTCCACCGAAAAACAAGGAGCTACCCCCAAAGAATCCAAATTGCCAGGTGGCTTGTACCACAGAAAACCTAAGCGATGAAAGTTGTCTGCAGTCATCCAGAAATGTAGTACGAGAAACGCAAAATATCACCGAAGAGAAGTAAGTTAAacatatatttgttttcagATATAATAGTAATAAGTCATGACTCCAGCAGACCAATAGCTGAACATGAAAGTATACCATCCACAAGGACGCCTAGTTCTAATGACGACAAGCCCGGAGAAGAGTGTCCACCATACCCTGTATCCTTAGAGCTGTTCAAAAGTCATGTGAGCAATCTAGATGATATTGCTAATAATATGCAGAAGTGCGTTGAGTATAGAGGAAAATCCAAGGATGAGGTTATTCGCGACTACTACAAAGGCTTCTATTCTGGACCAGAGATGAGGGAAAAGTTCGCATGTCGATTCAAGCCATGTACCGGCCATATACTACAACAATTGCTTAGTTATCCAGGGAAAAATGTGAATGATTGTCTACAGGAAACTGATTGCCTGGCGACGTGCACCACTAGAACACCGCTCAAGGAAAGTTGCCTTCAGTCCAAAAGCGAAATGTCGTTACCTGTTCGCAGAAATGCTTTAGAAATCTTAATGAAAAGGTATACCACAtacatttttactttttttccgGATGTGTAATAAACCTTATAATTGCAGCAGAAAAAGGACTAAAGTCGCAAAGGAAGCGATCAGCAGTAAGCCGATGACTACACAAAACACGTCTCAATTTCAACCAGAGCCTTTTCCCGAAGACGCATTAGTTGTCCCAGAAGACGTCACTACCAACCAAGGCACACAGCCACTGGAATTGCAGCATGAACTAGAAGTTACGGAACCCATAAAAGATTATATTCAACTAAATGCTGAGAGGCTTTATGAATTATCgaggtaaaaaaaataatgtttaaaGGATTAGCAAGCACATTTATACAACACGATTATATTTAGCAAACTGAAGATCGGGTGGAATTATACGGCCCATAACTTTCTcgataaattatttaaaggaaTCAACTGCCCAGTAACACAAGCATTTCTAGAAGAACAATATAAAAGGTATTCCGTATCTACCGGGCATATTGTTGCCAATACCATTGCTGCTGAAGAAAATGAGCCACAATTGTCTTCGAATTCGGTTGACATAGAAAGTGTCTGCACAGCtcaaacaacagcaactgaCACACAAGCAACTGAAATGCATACAATTCCGAAAGCGTTGGATCAGAGTTCAGAGCCAACGAAAGAAAGCAGTTcagttaatttaaataataacctGGAAAGTCCGGCTAAGATTAAAATGATCCATGCTGAATCATCTAATAATTCAAGAAACTCTACGAACAGACCAAACACTGAAATTGAAGCTGGATCGACAAAAATTCTGGAAGATGGAGCAAGGGTTACGACCGAAGGAAATTccgaaaatgaaaacagttCAGtagagaaaaaagaaaatcaatttcttCTCGAAAGAGCgaaggaaatattttttgcagAAGGAAGCAAGGTAAGCAATTAAATATAAGTAAGGAATGCAAAGCTTGAATGACCCAAATCTCATTTCAAATAGGATCACAATCTTAAGTATTTGATCTGCACAAGTGAAGGGTTGATGAGAACCATTTGGCGCATACTCTACCAATTAGATCTTCAAGAATTCTCCTATTACACAAGTATTCACGATGGCGAGGACTTGTACAAAAGCGAAGACAACTTACACCTTTGCTTTAGGCACGTCGTGGACCATGGCAATTGGCCTGTAAATCTATGCGTCTTATTGCCACGTTTAAAGCACCTACTCCACAGTAAGGGAGTGCAGCTGGATAGGTTAAATCTGTCCAAAATATCTCCGAAAATTTTTAGCCCTTGGGAATTGGGTACCTATTCGGATTTCGATCAAATTGTTGCACAGGAGTACATCCATCGCACTGGCGAGGAAATTGAGGATGTGGTAAAATTGTGtcaagagagagagaaactATACGCCTGCTGTTGGGCTCACAACCAGTGGTTACCACGAGCTCCACAGATCGCTAATGAGACACTTAATGCTGAACTCGGAGAGGTGGAGCCGGTTATAGAAAGGATTTTATTGAGTGAGCGCTATTTGTTGAGATAACACCTGAACAATAGATTTtaataatgtatttatttacagAGAAAATTTGTGGCGTAAAAGATGGGGATGAGAATAAACCAACTGAAATAGTATCAATTCCCTCAAGTCCAAGTACTGTTTGTAGTAGAATATCGACCCAACCTGCTGAAGATAAACTTAGTCAGCAGCCCTCACAGCTCAACAGTTTAAATTTTGTGGACGTGACGGGTGTTGAATTAGCTTCGCAAGTACCACAAATGGTAGTCGATCCTCTAGTATCCAACCAAATTGAGGAAACATCACAGGTGCCAGAAACTCAATATGATGCACCAGCGTCATTGCAAATGGCATCTGTCAAGCAGGAACCCATCAGTTTTCTTAATAACCAACGCGCATTTTGCGACTCCGAAAAATGCCAATGGGAACACATTAATCCCGAGGAGCAAACAATAGACTTGGACTCTACCGAAAGTGATGGACCAAGTCTGTCCTGCTTTGCCATACAAAATCAGAATTCCGAGGACCAAATACACTTTATTCTGGAGGATTCTGTGCACGCAGAGAATCATGATTACGTTAAGAAAACAGAAGTGCCGAAGTCCACAGATCCTGCACAACTGGGAACCAACGTAAACACGTTGAGCGTTCGGTCTATGCCAGCCTGCCAGGTTTCTGTGATTCCTAAAAAAAGACAGGCAGCCAGCCCACGTTTGAATTCAAAACG
The sequence above is drawn from the Drosophila melanogaster chromosome 2R genome and encodes:
- the tea gene encoding telomere ends associated, isoform B, whose product is MYPVSFAAFQKLIVNLSEIASELKTANGDNRTLVEWSRWYYKEFYRNPSIRARFPVKVAPCPRRTRDNLLKVPEPGGISQNDVANVAAAGPSQVEQPEVLVEGSQLTTLAETAKSHDAVEGVAVECKPSGSESPDVIVNVERCGAFIFPVSFDVFLQCINKMLLFKKIVRSIEHCLVLLSDDERRLLTLQRFYNRFYMYPEKRSPTNIFNATTEIPLEKLLESGKPLDKKAVKTVAELTAMKSLTKNSIVSFEVFKKNMANLSDIVEQMRQLDANYASKDVQECALDYYLAFYITPRIRYKYAYKLKPCTSTFKACMLSILGKDIAEKLRKSLPQLANPSPGLDSRRPNTSYITESKGSLGSQNTSGSSQIQTSPSMEVAHEPSEGLSQLATLSPENCAAGAISTTEGLSSSHNTLETFENQANLRNDANKLSRCMPALASPERHLHSSKAPEKSSEVLSPQVKPHQSKEVAEEQSDRAPQLEIPPSGFEVPMSKTPESPASKTRASDETPAKPEEITDSTDVYETSFVTDVEVDLKKHGRFIFPVSLETFRQYINYDEIIRAILVNNHIKDEHQLSKLISDPSHPQCKKFFRQFYNKFYARNDVRQRFKYKFNCPNPKMLAKLKQKAKPLDEKALFTMNRTDNAKAVNESKSQVPFTPKTTTENCPPNPISLEMFKRHVSNLDDIVNEMQKCDEYKEKSKEEVIQDYYEGFYSGPDMREKFECRFKPCPSKKIRQLLSFPPKNKELPPKNPNCQVACTTENLSDESCLQSSRNVVRETQNITEENRPIAEHESIPSTRTPSSNDDKPGEECPPYPVSLELFKSHVSNLDDIANNMQKCVEYRGKSKDEVIRDYYKGFYSGPEMREKFACRFKPCTGHILQQLLSYPGKNVNDCLQETDCLATCTTRTPLKESCLQSKSEMSLPVRRNALEILMKSRKRTKVAKEAISSKPMTTQNTSQFQPEPFPEDALVVPEDVTTNQGTQPLELQHELEVTEPIKDYIQLNAERLYELSSKLKIGWNYTAHNFLDKLFKGINCPVTQAFLEEQYKRYSVSTGHIVANTIAAEENEPQLSSNSVDIESVCTAQTTATDTQATEMHTIPKALDQSSEPTKESSSVNLNNNLESPAKIKMIHAESSNNSRNSTNRPNTEIEAGSTKILEDGARVTTEGNSENENSSVEKKENQFLLERAKEIFFAEGSKDHNLKYLICTSEGLMRTIWRILYQLDLQEFSYYTSIHDGEDLYKSEDNLHLCFRHVVDHGNWPVNLCVLLPRLKHLLHSKGVQLDRLNLSKISPKIFSPWELGTYSDFDQIVAQEYIHRTGEEIEDVVKLCQEREKLYACCWAHNQWLPRAPQIANETLNAELGEVEPVIERILLKKICGVKDGDENKPTEIVSIPSSPSTVCSRISTQPAEDKLSQQPSQLNSLNFVDVTGVELASQVPQMVVDPLVSNQIEETSQVPETQYDAPASLQMASVKQEPISFLNNQRAFCDSEKCQWEHINPEEQTIDLDSTESDGPSLSCFAIQNQNSEDQIHFILEDSVHAENHDYVKKTEVPKSTDPAQLGTNVNTLSVRSMPACQVSVIPKKRQAASPRLNSKRMKLMNDKVPQLRHEFQPLPMGVKVVQSKALILPDSQNIRTSQTAKTKPTESPPHHQVNITPSQEFAVGNTLLECSELQGLLDSNDVNDGKTRRRSRK
- the tea gene encoding telomere ends associated, isoform C translates to MYPVSFAAFQKLIVNLSEIASELKTANGDNRTLVEWSRWYYKEFYRNPSIRARFPVKVAPCPRRTRDNLLKVPEPGGISQNDVANVAAAGPSQVEQPEVLVEGSQLTTLAETAKSHDAVEGVAVECKPSGSESPDVIVNVERCGAFIFPVSFDVFLQCINKMLLFKKIVRSIEHCLVLLSDDERRLLTLQRFYNRFYMYPEKRSPTNIFNATTEIPLEKLLESGKPLDKKAVKTVAELTAMKSLTKNSIVSFEVFKKNMANLSDIVEQMRQLDANYASKDVQECALDYYLAFYITPRIRYKYAYKLKPCTSTFKACMLSILGKDIAEKLRKSLPQLANPSPGLDSRRPNTSYITESKGSLGSQNTSGSSQIQTSPSMEVAHEPSEGLSQLATLSPENCAAGAISTTEGLSSSHNTLETFENQANLRNDANKLSRCMPALASPERHLHSSKAPEKSSEVLSPQVKPHQSKEVAEEQSDRAPQLEIPPSGFEVPMSKTPESPASKTRASDETPAKPEEITDSTDVYETSFVTDVEVDLKKHGRFIFPVSLETFRQYINYDEIIRAILVNNHIKDEHQLSKLISDPSHPQCKKFFRQFYNKFYARNDVRQRFKYKFNCPNPKMLAKLKQKAKPLDEKALFTMNRTDNAKAVNESKSQVPFTPKTTTENCPPNPISLEMFKRHVSNLDDIVNEMQKCDEYKEKSKEEVIQDYYEGFYSGPDMREKFECRFKPCPSKKIRQLLSFPPKNKELPPKNPNCQVACTTENLSDESCLQSSRNVVRETQNITEEKPIAEHESIPSTRTPSSNDDKPGEECPPYPVSLELFKSHVSNLDDIANNMQKCVEYRGKSKDEVIRDYYKGFYSGPEMREKFACRFKPCTGHILQQLLSYPGKNVNDCLQETDCLATCTTRTPLKESCLQSKSEMSLPVRRNALEILMKRKRTKVAKEAISSKPMTTQNTSQFQPEPFPEDALVVPEDVTTNQGTQPLELQHELEVTEPIKDYIQLNAERLYELSSKLKIGWNYTAHNFLDKLFKGINCPVTQAFLEEQYKRYSVSTGHIVANTIAAEENEPQLSSNSVDIESVCTAQTTATDTQATEMHTIPKALDQSSEPTKESSSVNLNNNLESPAKIKMIHAESSNNSRNSTNRPNTEIEAGSTKILEDGARVTTEGNSENENSSVEKKENQFLLERAKEIFFAEGSKDHNLKYLICTSEGLMRTIWRILYQLDLQEFSYYTSIHDGEDLYKSEDNLHLCFRHVVDHGNWPVNLCVLLPRLKHLLHSKGVQLDRLNLSKISPKIFSPWELGTYSDFDQIVAQEYIHRTGEEIEDVVKLCQEREKLYACCWAHNQWLPRAPQIANETLNAELGEVEPVIERILLKKICGVKDGDENKPTEIVSIPSSPSTVCSRISTQPAEDKLSQQPSQLNSLNFVDVTGVELASQVPQMVVDPLVSNQIEETSQVPETQYDAPASLQMASVKQEPISFLNNQRAFCDSEKCQWEHINPEEQTIDLDSTESDGPSLSCFAIQNQNSEDQIHFILEDSVHAENHDYVKKTEVPKSTDPAQLGTNVNTLSVRSMPACQVSVIPKKRQAASPRLNSKRMKLMNDKVPQLRHEFQPLPMGVKVVQSKALILPDSQNIRTSQTAKTKPTESPPHHQVNITPSQEFAVGNTLLECSELQGLLDSNDVNDGKVNKEDHPVSGSACTSKRLAASSPQSSVIYRDLELFSFYKSLTLEQIIKYRIEGPLPGATYQKALVKINDKLCNVRGPLISSLFPYLSSTLRSDLELVLHDLGEFFYKRSWPAHTDATVDFRKRVLFVFMNLSPRFAPFSIKFDNESREWGTCIEANVGDKSLDQRDTTFNAEELIKPNILNSIEQLKCKLVT
- the tea gene encoding telomere ends associated, isoform D, whose product is MYPVSFAAFQKLIVNLSEIASELKTANGDNRTLVEWSRWYYKEFYRNPSIRARFPVKVAPCPRRTRDNLLKVPEPGGISQNDVANVAAAGPSQVEQPEVLVEGSQLTTLAETAKSHDAVEGVAVECKPSGSESPDVIVNVERCGAFIFPVSFDVFLQCINKMLLFKKIVRSIEHCLVLLSDDERRLLTLQRFYNRFYMYPEKRSPTNIFNATTEIPLEKLLESGKPLDKKAVKTVAELTAMKSLTKNSIVSFEVFKKNMANLSDIVEQMRQLDANYASKDVQECALDYYLAFYITPRIRYKYAYKLKPCTSTFKACMLSILGKDIAEKLRKSLPQLANPSPGLDSRRPNTSYITESKGSLGSQNTSGSSQIQTSPSMEVAHEPSEGLSQLATLSPENCAAGAISTTEGLSSSHNTLETFENQANLRNDANKLSRCMPALASPERHLHSSKAPEKSSEVLSPQVKPHQSKEVAEEQSDRAPQLEIPPSGFEVPMSKTPESPASKTRASDETPAKPEEITDSTDVYETSFVTDVEVDLKKHGRFIFPVSLETFRQYINYDEIIRAILVNNHIKDEHQLSKLISDPSHPQCKKFFRQFYNKFYARNDVRQRFKYKFNCPNPKMLAKLKQKAKPLDEKALFTMNRTDNAKAVNESKSQVPFTPKTTTENCPPNPISLEMFKRHVSNLDDIVNEMQKCDEYKEKSKEEVIQDYYEGFYSGPDMREKFECRFKPCPSKKIRQLLSFPPKNKELPPKNPNCQVACTTENLSDESCLQSSRNVVRETQNITEEKPIAEHESIPSTRTPSSNDDKPGEECPPYPVSLELFKSHVSNLDDIANNMQKCVEYRGKSKDEVIRDYYKGFYSGPEMREKFACRFKPCTGHILQQLLSYPGKNVNDCLQETDCLATCTTRTPLKESCLQSKSEMSLPVRRNALEILMKRKRTKVAKEAISSKPMTTQNTSQFQPEPFPEDALVVPEDVTTNQGTQPLELQHELEVTEPIKDYIQLNAERLYELSSKLKIGWNYTAHNFLDKLFKGINCPVTQAFLEEQYKRYSVSTGHIVANTIAAEENEPQLSSNSVDIESVCTAQTTATDTQATEMHTIPKALDQSSEPTKESSSVNLNNNLESPAKIKMIHAESSNNSRNSTNRPNTEIEAGSTKILEDGARVTTEGNSENENSSVEKKENQFLLERAKEIFFAEGSKDHNLKYLICTSEGLMRTIWRILYQLDLQEFSYYTSIHDGEDLYKSEDNLHLCFRHVVDHGNWPVNLCVLLPRLKHLLHSKGVQLDRLNLSKISPKIFSPWELGTYSDFDQIVAQEYIHRTGEEIEDVVKLCQEREKLYACCWAHNQWLPRAPQIANETLNAELGEVEPVIERILLKKICGVKDGDENKPTEIVSIPSSPSTVCSRISTQPAEDKLSQQPSQLNSLNFVDVTGVELASQVPQMVVDPLVSNQIEETSQVPETQYDAPASLQMASVKQEPISFLNNQRAFCDSEKCQWEHINPEEQTIDLDSTESDGPSLSCFAIQNQNSEDQIHFILEDSVHAENHDYVKKTEVPKSTDPAQLGTNVNTLSVRSMPACQVSVIPKKRQAASPRLNSKRMKLMNDKVPQLRHEFQPLPMGVKVVQSKALILPDSQNIRTSQTAKTKPTESPPHHQVNITPSQEFAVGNTLLECSELQGLLDSNDVNDGKTRRRSRK